aaaatataatttataagtaaaaaatatttatttattacagattttaattataatataatttatatatttaaatttatttatttatttatcatcaattttaattatataaaaaaaatatttataatatgtgATGTGCTGCCTAAAATGCCAGTTTAGTTATAATTTTCCTTATATCCTCTCCGTCCCAATAACGTCATGAAAAAGGCCTTGTTGACGAAAACATAAAAGCCGAAAGTCAGGGTCAAGATTGTGTTGCATTATATAATGGGAGGTGCTGTaccaaaagatatatatatatatatataatgggaGGTGATAATGTTATGAAGAGgtcaatgaaaaatataattttggaatatttatattaaataacaaatttagttATAGTTTCCCTAACATCCTGATTTCTTCTTTTGGGTAAATGTCTAGAAACACccaggaaaaaaatagaaaaataaaaaattgtcattttaaattaatttatatatatatatatatatatatatatatatatatgaatttaaaattaatttttgaagaagttaatatgagaaattaaagcttctacaaaaaaaaaattatggataaactaattttaatttaggaataatttttttccttgttttttcaCCTAGAAATTCTTATAGATAAACTTATCCAAATAACCTCTTAGTAATGTCAAAAATTTATATCGCTGACAAAAACAAAACCTCTCAGTAATGACAATTaagatttaagaattttttttaatgacagAGGACATGATGACAGCAGGGTGCAATATCGCATCGGTTTTTAGCAATAaccttaattttagtttataaaaaaatggaagaaaagaatagaaggaaagaaagtgaaaagtaaaaaaaaaaaaaatctcaaatcttatttgattatgtagaaaatgagaagaaaaaaggtatgtttgtaaaatgacataaatattatttaaaaaataaaatataataaaaataataagaatataaaattatgctCTTAGatgaaatactaaaaaaaaaactagtcaagatacaagataaattaaaaggagaataataaattaaaaaaacattttactacttataataaagtaaaaaaaattaccaatataaattgaaaaatgattttattacttaaggctacttatgttttttttccacTTAATTTCACactctttcaccttttttttttctttccaaattaGACGGAAATAAACTGAAATAGGAACCACAACAAAATAGAACTCATTtcctttatattattttttccccttctttttaaattttgaatacaaCAAAAAGATTGAGCttgtttggatgatttttttcataagcacttatagataaaaatataagaaaaaaattaaataagttaatttctccctaaactaaaattaacttatacacgaattaaaaatgagtttttaaagataaaactaACTTATACGtaaattaaaaatgagtttttaaaGAAACTAAATATAAGAGAACGTACCTTTATAAATTACTgattatacaaattaatttaatttaaaaaaacatttttcttcttctcatatAGCAAGTGTTTATGAAAAAGTTgtccaaattaatttaaacatgaCCATTGGAGCTCAAATATCTTTTGGCTCTTTGTGAGGGAAATTAGAGAAAGAGAAATTAACAGAATAACTTTCTTTcatacataaaaaaagaagaagaagaaagagtgtGAAATTAATTCCTAAACcttttcaaatttttacttttagttcctaaataaaattattttattacttaaggTTTTGAGTTCTCACAAAGTAAATTGttacaaatattttgaaataattaaaatccaaCTGTTATGTCAACACATAACAAAGATTTTTGACGTCAAGATGAAAAAAGAACACTGAagtaaatattgaaaattaaaagtgtttaaatttttgtttaagaattaaaagtaaaaagtttaaaaaaatcagaactaaaatcataattaatccaAAAATTGGTTCCTATATCCAAAAGGGAGAAAGTTTTTCCTGGTGaggacatttatttttttttaataggagTGCGTAGTAAATAGAATATTCTATTTCACTATGACCTTACGAGATACGTTGCTACCGAACATCAAGGTCATAAGGGTAAACATGTTGGTAAAGAATGCCGCAACAGCAACAGAAGATTTCCATTTAAGAAGATAAAAGGTTGACTTAAGAAGGGATAAATGgttgattataatttatttgttaataaaagcTAACATTAACAATCAATATTTAtgggtaaaaaaaattcatttcactTGGACCTTACCTAGGAGATACGTTACAACTTGCAAAGTGAACACCAATGCCATAAGGTCAAACATGCATGTTgacagaaaaatgaaaatgccaCACCAGCAACAGCAACTTATGTGTTGATATATTGACATCATgacatataaatataatgagGACACCTTTTCAATATGGATATATAAGAACATCTCCATATGCCTCTCAAGTAAATCTTATTCTCAAAAAAATTGatcatgttaaaatttattatttaagcaAAATGTTAGATCGAAAACGATCAAGATTTgcatctatttaaaaaaaatgatttttttactctttctttacaaaattaattttcatctaatttttaaaagatctaaaaaaattaatttaacatcataaaataaaatttattattgaaataaaaaaattaaaaataatgtaatactataagattcactaaaaaaaattattaacatctcAAAATGAGATATGTTTTAGAGATGCtttaataaaaagattttaatttttccttggTCAATACCAGATAATACGTTGCAATCGAACACTAATGTCATATCAAGGCCAAACATTTTGATACCGCACCAGAAAACCCACATCCACTAGTTTTTGTGTTGCATGATTTACACCGGAAGTAGACTTCAAGTCTTCAATGCATTAAATTAATTCACATTAATGCATTGAATAAGTCTTcaggaaataataaatttggACTCATTTATCACAGTGGGCgtctaaaatattcttttttttttcttatttgttcaatttgaaaaacaacttatttttacttaactatttaattattcaagataatattaaatattaccaTTTAATTATGttcttatttttacttaattcttaattattttacatgcttttcataaataaaatataaataattaataataaaaattacattaggaaatttaaaataatttcaatataatacatttttgtggctctattcaaataaaaattttcactaatatctaaaggaaaagaaaataaaaagaaaaaaaaatacaataaacttCTTCAATGTCCAACCTATTAGAGGTGATTTTTAgttgagtttaatttattttttttaaaaaaacaagtttttaatttttaaaatttacatttttttaatttttaatttcaaaatatactcattttaaaagtttttatcctattaaaattaatttaagagttTTTTATGGAGTAATGATAACTATAATATGATGGTGTAGGATACCATGTCAATGGAGGTAATCACTATGATAATGATGATGGTAATAATAGAAAGGATCATGTCAAATATATAGTatgcatgtatttttttaaaactaaaaacaaaattcataaaaaaatcttaattttaaaaaatgagttaaaaattattccaactttatttttgttcagatgagttttattttcaaaattatatttgataacTAAAAGCTTTCAACCACTTCAAATAGATCTTAAGCTTATGGGcaagttaatttaaaattctctctaattaacttctctaaaagtttttttttaattttgtataaattaattttaaaattttttaagtttattttgttCTTCTATGAATACTtaaggaaaaaattattaaaacatgTGATAAGGCTTTCCAAATATGTTAGTGTTGGGTTAGTACATACGTTTGGCTATGTGAGTGCTGAATTTAGTTGAACACCACTTGTTTGATGAAAAAAATCTgaatagaaaatgttttttttaatatattgactGAATGGTGTATACTTTTAATTAAGCTGCTTCCAAAGATGTTGGATACTAGTTTCAATGCCAGCACCATACGTTAGCGACTAATCTTTATTTTATCTCGAGTACCAGGTTTGAAATGGCACAAACTCTCGGGTCTATATGCGTCTCTCGTTTATAAATAAACTCGTTTCTATATCCTCCTCTAATCTACTATTAATATGGCCGACAAGTTAATATATAGAGTAAAGTATCAAATTAGTCCTTCACTTTTGGAGGAGTTGTCAATTTGATCATTGAGAtttgaaaaatatcaaaatgattATCGACTTTACATTCGGTTTGCTACATTAGTCTCTGTCGTTAGTAGTCTCCTAATATCGTTAGTAAATGTGTGATGCGGCACGTTAAGTGTCATCTGGACGCACACGTGACAAGCGTAATTGGAAAATAAGCAATGTCACGCTATAGTAACTAAtatgacataattttaaatgttatattgaAAAATGAAGAGTCAATTTTGTATATAGTGTCAAATTGATCCGTAATAATTTTGAATCTAATTGAAAACATGATGAATTCTCTCTTATCATTTTCTCCCTCCTATGGTTGAAGGATAGCGTTCGTGTGCTAGGTCCACGTCGATCATCGCTCTCCCAGTTGTGGTGGTTGCCGTTCTTCGTCACCCTTCACTGTTCATTGACGCAATCAGTACTTTTGTGTGTTCCACGTCGATCATCGTCACCCTCCAGTGTTGATTGACGCAATCGATGATTTCCAATAGAGGTAAGGGTTTTGTTTTTCACTGCATTTGGTAATGGACAAACATTAACATCACTTACTTGTGGTAATGGACAAACATAAAACAGTCTCCTATTATTCCTTGTCGTCCTTGTTGTTCGAATGGTAGCTCTTCTACGACAATAGCAAAGACGATTTGATGTGGCATTCCCCCTTGTGCTTAAATTAACAGACATGATTGACCACAAAATAATAGAAGAAGAACTACAAAGATGGAGAAAGATGAATAGGAGAAGAATAAGAATTGGATGAGAGTATGAGTAGGAGAAAAAATGGAATGAAAGCGTGAATAAGAACTACTAATCGCTTGTAGTGTCCTTCATAACAACTTGGACTGGGTGTCCTCTAAAGTGAATACCGGACCAAAATAACCTACCTCACGTATTTGTGTCCGGTATGCAACCAGACTATacgacctttttttttttgagtcaCAGACTATACTACCTAATAAGGAGTGCTGCACAATTTGGTATTATACATACGTAACTTTACACTATCAAGTATAACGAATGAAAAAATAgcttaatacattttttaaacaaagattagattaagaaaacaaagcaaaataaaaaatgaattactgaagaagaaattaaagacACTAATCATGTTAATTAGCTGgttataagattttaaaaatgacTGCCACAGGAATGTTGACAACGTGACCTTGATTACCATACAGCCCAATTCTCCCATAGCTAGCAGCAGAACTGTTGTTGGTTACATTGAAGATCACAGACAAGACAAGTCTCTCCCCACTTGCAAGAGAGAAATAATTAGGAGATACTTTCATAGAAGTGCCATATGGAGCACTCCAACCAACATTGTATGTTTCATTTCCAGCAATGTTTTGGATTATTCTTTGTACCACTCTAGATTGGTTCAACCTTGCTATTGTGATTGAGGGCAAGTTCAGATCAGGGCCATATAGTGTTGAATTATAAGTCCAGCAATTTTGACCGGTGTAGTTTAGCACTGTAGGAGTTGAACCATTGATACCACATAGGAATGACATGTAGTCATCATAGcctacaaagaaaaatatgtataaacaCATTTGAAAATTCAGAAAACAGGCTTGTTTATTAATCAAGCAGCTTTCATAAATTTGAGCTAGATAAGTGAGACATTTGAACAACAATCGTTGCTGAATTTTTGAAACATTTGAACTTGCATGGAAATTATAATGATTTGAAAGTTCATTAGTCAATTGAGACTTACTAGAATCAAAAAGCAATCCCGGATTTAATGCTGCAGTAGCATTCACAAAACCACTTCCCATGTCAAAGGGAGTTGCTGGAGATAGGTTTTGGTCTATGGAGGGATATGATCGCTGAGCCATTATTGGCCTCCCATTGTTGTCATACAGAGAAGCTGTAGTGGATAGTGCAGATCCAATGGCTGCAGGACTAAAATTGGGAAACTGTTGCTTAATTAGTGCAGCAAGACCAGCAACATGAGGTGCAGCCATGCTTGTGCCAGACATCATTGCAAAATTCTCGCCTGTTAGAATAGTGTAGATCAGATATTCACATATCACTATATTGACATGcttaataaatcaaaattcctATTTCctagtataaatatttataacttaaaaGGATGTTATGTTTAACTTGGAACAGGCCAAATAAACACCTTAAACttgtttatgttttgttttctagTAAAAACAAGCTTATGTATTGACAAACCTAGAAATTCAACAGAATCAGTGGCAACAGAACTCCAAGCAGCCCATATAAAATTTCCAGGAGCTACCAAATTGGGTTTCATAATGTCAGCTTCATGAGGAAGACTGTCCTCTGGATCTGGTCCTCTGGCAGAGTAATACACAACCTTTGGGGCCTCATTATTGTAGTTGGCTTCTAATCCACCACCAATGCTAGCAACAGCCCcaaatttaacaattttatttgaatccCCATCTATTTGCAGTGAAGAATTGTAGTATTGCAGTAATATCTGCACAGTTAAAAAAACGAAGCGAATAGTTGGTCTCAGTGTCATTCCCACACACATGTAAGCAACGAATAGAAATAAGTTGACTGTTGACATATGTCAAATCCACACCATGGTTTTTCATGCAGATATTAGGTGTTTCTTGCACTACTCCAATTAGAATTGGAGTTTCACCTCAGTAATTTGCATTAAAGGACTATTCTGATTACCAGGTGAAACTCCAATTCTGATTGAAGAACAGTACCAACAGCACCTAACAAATTGTATGTAAGTTTTATCCttacatataataaaataaaagcaaaaagaaaaaagacagtATACATGTGCAAGGGAGAAAATGAACAATGCACCTTGGAATCATTTGCAGATGGAATTATTATGCCAGGCATTTTCATAGGAACTGGGTTAAGCTGAAAAGCAGTCACAAAAAGGTCCATGGAGAAAACAACACCAACTGCACTAAGGTTCATGGCTGTTTCTAATGCCTGTTGAATGGTGGAGAGCCCAAGCACAAATCGGACTGAATAGCTACAGATCAGGAGGTTGCCCTGGACCAAATCCTGACTGAACTTACTTGCATCTTGACACTCACCAATATACATATCATCAGTAACTGTTGTGTTTTTGTTCAAAGCATGTCTTGCATGAATCAGTTTAAACATCGTGTTCTCATATGTTCCAGCTGGGGGaagtaattaaagaaaaatgaaaaaaatagggTATTAATAAATCTCAGTAGGTGTACTGATGTAACAAATTATACTTGCACACATTAATAATTGAATCATTTTATTGCTCATCAAGGAACTTCCCCAATGTAACATGATTAAGGTCTTGAAGGTAACAAAAACTAGTTGTTTCAGTAGTGCAGTGTCCATTTTAAATCTTGAATTTCTTTGTTCTTGGTCGGGATTCATATATAAAGTATGACATCACTTTTTGAAATCACACACTTCACACCAGATTTACCCCATCCAAGTAATTACTTTCCCATCTGCACTTCTTTGTTAATTTCAAGACCAAATGCCCAACAAGGCCAAAAGGCCAAGTTAGTCTAAAACAAATTCATGTATAGCTAACCAGGATTAGAGCAACAGAATTTTACGTGCAAGTCCAACACCAGGTATGGTCACATTATTTCCAAGACATAGGGAGTTGCTATAAACTCGATCATGAGAGGTGGCACCAACAGTAAAAATCCATGGACTGAAGGAGGACATGCTCATAGGTGATGGTCCAGTATTGCCAGCAGCTTGCACTACAAAAATACCAGCTTTCACAGCTGATAGCAATGCCATATCTATTGGATTGAAGAAAGTTGCGATGCCAGAAGGACGCCTATTAGGAGTGATTGACAAGCATATTATGTCAACCCCATCCTGAGCTGCCTGTAAACAATTGATTATACTATAAGCCATGCCATAGATGTAAAATTGGGGATATAATTTAGTAAACAGATTTTGAAAGTACTTTACACTTTACAGTAACTCTTCAATTCAAGACCATGCATACCctcaatgaaaatttaaataaatgaatgaataaataaattaacaaactttaaatgaaaagaaaagtaaattatattggATCAACCCACAGGTTAAATTTAGAATGCTACTACAATCTTTATCACATGCTCTTCACTGAATCAGAATTATTTGAAGCCANNNNNNNNNNNNNNNNNNNNNNNNNNNNNNNNNNNNNNNNNNNNNNNNNNNNNNNNNNNNNNNNNNNNNNNNNNNNNNNNNNNNNNNNNNNNNNNNNNNNNNNNNNNNNNNNNNNNNNNNNNNNNNNNNNNNNNNNNNNNNNNNNNNNNNNNNNNNNNNNNNNNNNNNNNNNNNNNNNNNNNNNNNNNNNNNNNNNNNNNNNNNNNNNNNNNNNNNNNNNNNNNNNNNNNNNNNNNNNNNNNNNNNNNNNNNNNNNNNNNNNNNNNNNNNNNNNNNNNNNNNNNNNNNNNNNNNNNNNNNNNNNNNNNNNNNNNNNNNNNNNNNNNNNNNNNNNNNNNNNNNNNNNNNNNNNNNNNNNNNNNNNNNNNNNNNNNNNNNNNNNNNNNNNNNNNNNNNNNNNNNNNNNNNNNNNNNNNNNNNNNNNNNNNNNNNNNNNNNNNNNNNNNNNNNNNNNNNNNNNNNNNNNNNNNNNNNNNNNNNNNNNNNNNNNNNNNNNNNNNNNNNNNNNNNNNNNNNNNNNNNNNNNNNNNNNNNNNNNNNNNNNNNNNNNNNNNNNNNNNNNNNNNNNNNNNNNNNNNNNNNNNNNNNNNNNNNNNNNNNNNNNNNNNNNNNNNNNNNNNNNNNNNNNNNNNNN
This genomic interval from Glycine max cultivar Williams 82 chromosome 5, Glycine_max_v4.0, whole genome shotgun sequence contains the following:
- the LOC121174902 gene encoding subtilisin-like protease SBT2.3; this encodes MAYSIINCLQAAQDGVDIICLSITPNRRPSGIATFFNPIDMALLSAVKAGIFVVQAAGNTGPSPMSMSSFSPWIFTVGATSHDRVYSNSLCLGNNVTIPGVGLAPGTYENTMFKLIHARHALNKNTTVTDDMYIGECQDASKFSQDLVQGNLLICSYSVRFVLGLSTIQQALETAMNLSAVGVVFSMDLFVTAFQLNPVPMKMPGIIIPSANDSKILLQYYNSSLQIDGDSNKIVKFGAVASIGGGLEANYNNEAPKVVYYSARGPDPEDSLPHEADIMKPNLVAPGNFIWAAWSSVATDSVEFLGENFAMMSGTSMAAPHVAGLAALIKQQFPNFSPAAIGSALSTTASLYDNNGRPIMAQRSYPSIDQNLSPATPFDMGSGFVNATAALNPGLLFDSSYDDYMSFLCGINGSTPTVLNYTGQNCWTYNSTLYGPDLNLPSITIARLNQSRVVQRIIQNIAGNETYNVGWSAPYGTSMKVSPNYFSLASGERLVLSVIFNVTNNSSAASYGRIGLYGNQGHVVNIPVAVIFKIL